TATCGTCCAGCACCGTAGCCGTAATATTGCTGACCGTGGTGGGGGAGTAGTGGCTGCCAAACATACTTTCAATGAACCGGGCCACATCCCGCGTACCCATGCCTGATTTGTACATTTGGATGACGGCCTCTTCTAACCATCCGTCCCGCCGCTGGTACGGCTCAAACAGTTGCGTCTGGAAAAGGCTTTGGCGGTCCCGGGGCACCTGAAGATCCTCAATATGGCCGTATCTCGTGTGCAGATCCCGTGTATAGTATCCGTTACGACTATTATTGGCACCGGCTTCTTCACTGTCCATAAACCCCTGAATTTCGGCACGCAGGAGTGATTCCATGTTCTCTTTCATGAAGTCTTTAACAAGTTTTTCAAATAGATTATTCAGAGAACTTTCGGGTAAAATATTCATTGGTAGGGTTCCTCCTTGGTGGTTTCGCAATCCCGAGGATACCCTACTTTTTTGGTGCCTGACTAGGCTCCAAATTCTGGTACACAACTTACTTTACGCCATCGGCCACATGCCTGCGCGTCAGTAAATGTATGCTGTTTTTCGCATACATTCAGACCTCACGCCTACGCACCAGCAAAATGTATGCTGTTTTTCGCATACATTCAGACCTCACGCCTGCGTGCCAGCAAATGTATGCTGTTTTTCGCATACATTCAGACCTCACGCCTGCGCGCCAGCAAATGTATGCTGTTTTCCGCTTATATTATTCCTACAGTAAGGGGCTGTCACTTTTGGGACAGCTCCCTTATGTCTGTTGCGGCGGTCCGGCAGTTAACTGCCGGTCTATTCTTCTGCGGCGACCCTATTGAGATGCGGGGAACGCCGGTGCTTCGTGGCCTGCTCATAGCCGTAGGCCATTCCCAGCAGGGTGGCCTCGCTGTGAGCTGAGGCACAGAAGGTAATTCCCTGCGGCCCTTTGGTGCTATAACCTCCCGGTGCGATGATGCCGGTCGAGGTGTAGCCGGCCGGAACAGTAAGAAGCGGATAACCGGCTCTTGCCGCCAGGTCGGCCCCGTGGCCACCGGGGAACAGGAGGGCATCCAGTTGGTAATGCTCCAGGGCATAGTCAATCCCTTGTTGACGAGCCAGTGTACGGGAAGCATGGAGCGCATCCACATACTCCTGCCCGGTGATTCCCTCCCCGGACGTATCCAGCCATTCCAATATTTCCTGACCATATTTCAGTGTCAGGTCACTGTGCAGGCGATTGAAGGCTATCAGCTCTTCGAGTGAATGGACGGGTGCGTCAGGCGGCAGGGTGCCCAGATAGCTGTTCAGTCCTTTTTTGAACTCATATTGCAGAACGGTTCTCTTCCATTCCGCCTGCTCGCAGGGAAGCTCCACCTTATCAACAATTTCTGCCCCAAGCCCCTGAAGGACCGCAATGGCCGCTTCCATCATCTGCAGCGCTTCCTCATCAAGCTCTCTATAGTAGAATCTCGGAATTCCGATTCGTTTGGCTCTTATGAAATTCTGGTCCAGACTGGCAGAGTAATCCGGTATGGCCGAGGAATCCGGGAACCCAGGTTCAGCCATTGCTTGCAGCAGGAGAGCGGCATCCCTGACCGTCCGTGCCATCGGACCCACGCTATCCTGGCTGCGGATCGCCGGGATCACCCCTTCGTTGCTGACCAGTCCCCATGTAGGCTTGAGGCCAATAATAGAGTTCTGCGCTGCGGGATGGATGATCGAGCCTGAGGTTTCCGTCCCCAGCGCAGCGGCGGCAAGATTGGCGGCAACGGCCGCGGCACTTCCCGAGCTGGAGCCGCCAACGAACAGTTCTCCAGGCCCGTAAGGGTTAAGGACCAGTCCGCCGCGTGAGCTGTAGCCGGCCCACATGGTGGGGGACATGAAATTGGCCCATTCCGTCATGTTTGCTTTTCCGAGGATTACAGCTCCGGCTGCCCTTAAGCAGGCGATGACTACAGCATCTTCAGCGGGAATATGATCCGCCAAGGCTACAGCTCCTGCGCTGGTATGCAGCTTGTCTGACGTTCCAATATTATCTTTGACGAGTAGCGGTATACCATGCAAAGGGCCGCGCGGACCCTTGTCCCGGCGTTCCTGGTCCAGCCTGCGGGCAATCTCCAGCGCATCCGGGTTGATCTCCAGCACCGAACGGAGCACGCCATCAAATTGGTTGATCCGCTCCAGGTATAAGCTGACCAGCAGCTCAGAGGTTAATCCTCCCTGTTGCATTTCCTGATGCATTGCAGTGATATCTGCTTCAACGATCCATTCCTGCCAATTCTTATTCATAATAGTTGTTTACCTCTGTTCTTTCTCTAGTAATTCTTGTGGTTCACCTTCACCACTAGCCGCTGCCAGATGCTGGTCGGGCCAGGTAATTCCGTTGCGGGTCCGGCTCCATTCCTCGTAGAACAGGGGGCGTTCACGCTTAATCATCCGCATCACCAGATGGATGAAGAAGGCCAGGTCCGCTGCAACGACGGAGATTCTCAGTAAGGCAGAGAGTGCTGTACCCAGGCTAAGTATCAGGGGGGAGTTCGGGGTCAGGGCATTGATTCCGCCAAATATACCGTAGAGCACTCCATACCGCACCCAGACCATCCAAGCCTTGGCCGGACCGGCTTCCTCCGATTGCAGCCGGATGCGCACGATCCATTTGCCGAAGGTCCGGCCGCCTGTAAGCAGCGGGACGCTCAGGAAATACACGGTTGTTACCGCCCACAAGGTGACCTTCAGCGAGAGCAGATTCAGCAGCACCGTGACCATCAGCAGCAGGAACGCATCCAGCATACAGGCGAGGGCGCGGCGGGTGTAGGTTACTTTTTTGGCGGATAAGTCTTCCCGGCTGTCAAGCTTCTCAATCCGAGGGAGCAGCCCGGAGATCCAGAGTGCAATGCGGAATCCGACGATGCCGCCCAGCGTATTCGTAATCATGTCATCGACATCGAAGATCCGGTAAGGATGGTCGAAGAACCCGAAGATGCCGGTGATCTGCGTAATTTCGAACAGCAGCGACAGCGCAAAGGACAGCACAATGCACACCACCCAGCGCGTACGGAAGTAGTATCCCAGGAACATGCCGAAGGGCACCGTCAGCAGCACATTGAAGGCCGCCAGCAGGAAATCCGCTCCGGTCAGCACATTCAGATAACTGGAAGGATCGCTGCGCGTGATCTCGGTATTGTGGAGAATATCCTGGATGAACTGCAGCGGCACAAGCTGAATCATGCTTCCGGCGGGTGCGGCGTTGTGTCTGGAATCCGGCATAGGGAGCAGCACCAGGAAAAAGGCGTTCAGCAGATACAGCAGCAGCAGATAGAGCACAAGGGCCCGGATCTTGTTAATGTAGCCATGCCGGCGGTATTGAACGATAAGGAACGGCAGGGTGAAGAACAGTGCTGCGACCGGGAATGCCATGAAGGCATAGGAGATAGGAAATAAATACGTCTGAAACATGAGTTCACCTGCACTCTGATTTTGTCATAACCACTTTATTATAGAATTTAACCAAATCCGGCTCAAGGGATTTATTCATTCTAACTGTTCTGTCCAGGCATAGATATGTGTGGAGAGGAGCGTGAGCAATAGTATGGATAAAAAGGTGCAGCAGTATTATAAGCTGAAGGCCAAGCATAAGGAGCTGGAGAAAGAATTGGCCGGGCTCCGGCAGGACATTCTGGCCTACTTCAATGAAGCAGGCCAGACAGAATCCGTCATTGGCGGGTACAAGGTGAAGCTGGTGACGCAGCAGCGCAAGGAATACGATGATGACAAGCTCTATCAGACCTTGGCTGATCCTGAGCTATGGAGGCTGCTCTCCAGGACGGACCCGGCGAAGGTGGCCAGCCTGACGAAATTGAAGGTCATTGACGAGGCGAGGATTGGGCATACGTATGAAGTGAAGACCATCCAATTGCTTCAGGTGGATAAGCAGTAGAGACGGCGTTCCCGGAAGCAGGATGCTATGCCTCACGGTCCCGTTTCCGGGTAACTCTGTACATAAGAGAAGGCGGTGTTTCTCCGGTTATGCGCGCAAATGCATCGCTACCTGGTTCATTTTGCGTTAAAATAGCAGGTGGGCATGTTAGATGCAGTCCAGAATCATACAGAGACGGCGAAGATACGGAGGAAAAAAGACATGAACGATTTCGGGCAGATGCTGGAGAAATACGCAGAGCTGGTAGTGAAGGTTGGAGTGAATGTGCAGCCCGGGCAGGTGCTGATGGTGCACGCGCCGCTGGAGACGGCGGAGCTGACCCGGCTGATTGTGGGCAAGGCTTATGAGGCCGGAGCCAAATATGTGATGGTGGACTGGGATGACGAGGCGGTTACACGCATCCGGTATGAGAAGGCACCTGAAGATTCATTCGGATATTATCCGCAGTGGCATGCCGATATGATGGAAGGCTTCGCTGAGGAAGGCGGAGCGATTCTACATATTAAAGTGCCGGACCCTGAATTGTTCCGGGGCATCGATTCCGCGAAGGTCTCCACTGCGGTGAAGGCTGCGGCTGTAGCACGCAAGAAGTATCAGGCCTACACCCGCAACAGCAGAATCAGCTGGTCGCTGATCAAGGCGCCGACCCGTGCCTGGGCTGATAAGGTGTTCGCTGACCTGCCGGAGGCGGAGCGGATTGACGCGATGTGGGAAGCGGTCTTCCGCATGAACCGGGTGAACAGTGAGGACCCGGTGGCCGCCTGGCGCAGCCATATCGCCGAGCTGAAGCAGAGCCAGGAGCGGATGAATGCCAAACGGTACAAAAGCCTGCACTACCGTGCTCCGGGCACAGATCTGCGTGTTGAGCTGCCGGAGGGCCATCTGTGGCGGGGCGGCGGCGGAGAGAATGCGTGCGGGGTTTATTTTGTGGCGAATATGCCGACCGAGGAAATCTACACGATGCCTCATCGTACAGGCGTGAATGGCACTGTCAAGAGCACGCTTCCGCTGAACCTGAACGGGCGGTTGGTGGATGGAATCACTATTACGTTCACGGACGGCAAGGTGACAGCGTATGACGCAGAGTCCGGCCGTGAGCATCTGACCTCCCTGCTGGAGACGGATGATGGGGCCTCCTACCTTGGCGAGGTCGCGCTGGTACCGCATGATTCGCCGATCTCCCGGCTGAACAGAGTATTCTACAACACTGGCATTGACGAGAATGCCTCCTGCCATTTCGCGCTGGGCAGCGCCTACCCGGTGAACATTGAAGGCGGAACCGCGATGACCAGCGAGGAGCTGCTGGCCCGGGGAGCCAATGTCAGCCTCACACATGTTGATTTCATGGTCGGCTCTGCAGAGCTTGATATTGACGGGGAGCTGGCAGACGGTACGGTTGAGCCGGTATTCCGTAAGGGGAACTGGGTACTCTGATTACTGAGTGACATATGAAGGCCGCAATATTCCCGAGTGTGGGGGTTGCGGCCTTTTGCGCGTGCTGCCAGCCGAAGGCGGCGGAGGTGCGTGGCGGGCCACGTAGGCTGAATGTAATCGGAAAACCGACCACATTTGGACTGTGCTCGCCACGTGGGCCAAATGTAATCGAAAAAGCGATCATATTTGGACTGTTCGCGCCACGTAGGCTGAATGTAATCGAAAAAGCGATCACAGCACCGTTCACTCGCCCCAGTTTCATTAAATTATTCGATGCAGGTAAAACTGTTTGCATAACCTCTCCGTCTAATTCATGTAAAACTGGAGAGAGAGGAGAGGGAGAGATGACGATGTCCGGCGCAGAGATGAAGCGGGTGGCTGCCAGTGTGCCGCTGGAAGAAGCGGATTTCACACAAGCGGTCATGGAGTACAGCGACCAGCTGTATCAGATCGCCTACAGCTATCTGGGTAACCGCCATGACGCGCTGGAAGCGCTGCAGGAGACCACCTGCCGGGCCTGGATCAAACGGAGAACCCTGAAGGACTCCAGCTTGTTCAAAACCTGGCTGATCCGAATATTGATCTATGTCTGTATTGACGAGCAGCGGCGAAGGAAACGTGCAGTCCCCACAGCGGCCGAGTATATGCAGGAGCCAGTGGTTCATAACAATACCGGCGCGCTGGAGATGCAGTGGGCGCTCTCGCAGGTGAAGGTGAAATACCGCCATGTGCTGATGCTCAAATATTACAATGATCTGACCCTGGCCGAAATTGCCGTGCTGCTGCAGAAGCCGGAGGGCACGGTCAAAACCTGGCAGCACAAGGGGCTGAAGCAGCTTAGAAAAATTATGAAGAACCGGGGTGAATGGAATGAACAGTAGCAGAGAAGAGCAGGCGATGCTGGCGGATGCGGGACGTATCCATAGGGCGGTCCAGGCGGATGCCGGTGGCCATGAAATCAGGCAGGCGGTAGTTGCAGGCATAGAACACGGACGCAGAAGAAGCCGGCAGAGCTGGCTAACCAGGGGCTCCCTAATCGGCATGGCGGCAGCCGCGATGGTTGCGATTATTCTGTTCTTCATCCCGGTACTTCATGATTCAGCCACGCGGACAGCGGCTCCCCCTGAAGCGGTGAATTGGGGCGGGCTGGAAATGTTCAAGCGGCTCTATTCTTTTGATTCTGAAGCGTCCACACTGGATTCGGCGATCCGGCACGGCTATATCCAGGAGATTAATCAGAGCGCAACCAGCGGGGACTACCGGATTACATTGAATGCAATAACGGCGGATGAGAATAAAATCATCTTCTTGTATACGGCTAACGTTGCAGAAGGACAGGAAATTTATAGCATTAGCAGTGCGAGGATTAAAAATCTGGCAACCGGTAATTATCTGGATGGCAGCAACCAGATCGGAGGTCATGATGAGCAGAGCGGGCCTTTGGAGAACCGCATTTACTATGGACGCGGCATCATTTATCTGGACCGGAGTAAGCCCTTCCCGGAGCAGCTTGAAGCAAGCTTCCAGATTGCCTCTGTCGACCCGGGGAAATTGAAAGATCCAAAGACCGGCACTATTGTAGCGAATATGCATTATTCTCCAAGACTCAAGATCCCCTTCAAGCTGGACCCGAAATTCAAGCAGCAGCAGACAGTCATAGTGAAGCCGCAGAAGGATTTCGTGCTGGAGGGGGTTCAAGTGACACTGGAGCAGGTTGAAATGTCCCCCTTGATGATCCGCACTGTAGCCAAAATCAAGAAGCAGTCTGAGAATACTTGGAATATTAGACAAAAGATATTTAGCTCGGTTTACGGGAAAAAAATTCAGTCGGTCACCAAATACGGGACTACCGAACTATGGTCACCGGAAGGAATGGGAACCGAAGAAGGCTTCGAAAACTACTACGGCAGCAATCTGCTGGATCAGCCGAAGTCGATGAACTTGATAATGAAGATAGGTACAGGCAAGAAAGTCAAGGAGCTTAACATTCCACTTCTGCCCTGACACCTTGCATGTAAAAAGCTGACTGCCGGTATTCCCGGCGGGTCAGCTTTTTGCCGCTTCAATCAGCCTGATGTCTCATCCCCGGTTATTAAACCGGAACACAAGCTTATACCCGTCAAAAGTCTCCCCGGTTCGCTCCGAATAGTTGCCCTGCGTATAGCGGGAGACCGTTTTGCGCCAGAATTTCTGGCCGGTGATATTTTTCTCTGCCGGGTTAGTGAATAGCTCCCATTCCCCACGGTACTGCTCAAACACCATTACCGCGGCCTTTTCCGCGATCCCCATGCCTCTGAAGGGTTGCAGCAGAAAGAAATCATTCACGAAAAAATCAACACCCGGCGCGCAGTGAGGCGGGGTAGCGATCCGGACGAAGCCTGCCGGAAGCGAATTCACCTGGATCAGCCACGGGTACAGAATGCCCGGCTTGTCCCACCAAACACTCTGCACCTCATATTGATCTGCCAGCGTGCGGTATTCATCCGTGTCCTCAAAGATGCCATGCCGGTTAGGCAGATGACCCTCCACAAGTCCGTAATGACCTGACAGATCATGCAGATAGAGCGGCAACATATTTTTGATAATATAGGCTTCCTCCGGTCCGGTAAGCTTTGTTTCGATATTCATTACTTCCCTACGCTCCCTGTTTAGTTCTAATGAGTGTCTTAATCCATCATGTCTGCACTCATTGTATACTGCAAGAAAGCGTAGGTCATAGGGAAGTCTCTGCTATAAATTGAACTTTATCTACTCCGCTTGCCCAAAAAGCCGAAACCTCCTTTAACGGAAATTCCGGCTTTTTCTCTGTGCATATTAGTTTGTGGAGACCAGTGCGATAAAGCTTACAGGTCCTGTGGAAAGCTTGGTTTTTGTTTTGCCGTCAGTGCTGTAGCGGTAGAGATAATCGTTATCCAGACCGTTGATGTAGTAGAGTCCCGGAACTTCATCGATAATTACCGAGTAATCGGATTCTGCGCCCGCCAGTTTGGTTAAAGTGGAATCGGCATTCAGGACGTAAGCATCGGTTGTAGTGAACAATACCGTAGTAAGAGCCGTTCCGTTCTTGACCGTCCGGATGTCCTTCACATTCGACAGCGGCAGAGCCTTGGAGGTGATTTTGCCGTTAGCCAGCGTACTGATGAACGCTTTTCCTTTGGAATCTGAATATACCAGCTTATTGCTGGCAATCTCGCTGATGCTGATCACACTGTTCTGGCTGAGCTGCATGATCTTTCCGTTCTTGTCCATCAGGAAGCCTTTGCCTGTGTTATAGTCCAGATCTTCGCCCTTAGCATCCACTTTAATGCCTTTATTGAACAGGAAATAATGGTCGGACCAGGTCCCGCCGGTTGCTGCGTTGGATTCTAACGGGTTTTTGGCATTGGCTGCTTTAGGTACTCCTCCTGTTAGGGGAAGGCTATAGAGCACCATAGAGTTAAGGGAATACTCCTGCTCGTTGGGAATGGTATCAATCATAAGATTAATATTATTACCGTATGAATGATAGAAGCGGCCCTTCGGAATAGCTCCGCCGGCAATCCATTGAATGACTCCGCTCCCGTCGCGGGACTTGGAGGCAACCCAGTTCGTAGTGTTGTTCTTCAGGGCATTATAATAGACCCGCCCGTTCAAGACGGTGAAGGTCTTGAAATTCACATCGGCATTGTCTGCTACAAGGGTAAGCTGTGAATCATCGTCAGCGTCGCTCAAAGTGCGGTAGATATGTCCGGTGTCATCCAGGAAGTACAGGTACGGACCATCGAACAGGTAATAGAGGATATTCCGGTCTCCAAGGAAGCTGGTAATTAAGGCATCGGGCTCGCTGAGTGACAGGCGCTGAATTCCCATTGCATTATCATAATAAAAATACAAATATTTTCCGGTTGATTCCAATCCGTTGCCGTCATAGTTCTCAGTGATCTTCTGTGTTTCACTTCCATCTGTCGATACGCGGTATAGAACTTGGTC
This region of Paenibacillus sp. FSL K6-1096 genomic DNA includes:
- a CDS encoding amidase family protein, encoding MNKNWQEWIVEADITAMHQEMQQGGLTSELLVSLYLERINQFDGVLRSVLEINPDALEIARRLDQERRDKGPRGPLHGIPLLVKDNIGTSDKLHTSAGAVALADHIPAEDAVVIACLRAAGAVILGKANMTEWANFMSPTMWAGYSSRGGLVLNPYGPGELFVGGSSSGSAAAVAANLAAAALGTETSGSIIHPAAQNSIIGLKPTWGLVSNEGVIPAIRSQDSVGPMARTVRDAALLLQAMAEPGFPDSSAIPDYSASLDQNFIRAKRIGIPRFYYRELDEEALQMMEAAIAVLQGLGAEIVDKVELPCEQAEWKRTVLQYEFKKGLNSYLGTLPPDAPVHSLEELIAFNRLHSDLTLKYGQEILEWLDTSGEGITGQEYVDALHASRTLARQQGIDYALEHYQLDALLFPGGHGADLAARAGYPLLTVPAGYTSTGIIAPGGYSTKGPQGITFCASAHSEATLLGMAYGYEQATKHRRSPHLNRVAAEE
- a CDS encoding sigma-70 family RNA polymerase sigma factor, whose translation is MTMSGAEMKRVAASVPLEEADFTQAVMEYSDQLYQIAYSYLGNRHDALEALQETTCRAWIKRRTLKDSSLFKTWLIRILIYVCIDEQRRRKRAVPTAAEYMQEPVVHNNTGALEMQWALSQVKVKYRHVLMLKYYNDLTLAEIAVLLQKPEGTVKTWQHKGLKQLRKIMKNRGEWNEQ
- a CDS encoding VanZ family protein; this encodes MFQTYLFPISYAFMAFPVAALFFTLPFLIVQYRRHGYINKIRALVLYLLLLYLLNAFFLVLLPMPDSRHNAAPAGSMIQLVPLQFIQDILHNTEITRSDPSSYLNVLTGADFLLAAFNVLLTVPFGMFLGYYFRTRWVVCIVLSFALSLLFEITQITGIFGFFDHPYRIFDVDDMITNTLGGIVGFRIALWISGLLPRIEKLDSREDLSAKKVTYTRRALACMLDAFLLLMVTVLLNLLSLKVTLWAVTTVYFLSVPLLTGGRTFGKWIVRIRLQSEEAGPAKAWMVWVRYGVLYGIFGGINALTPNSPLILSLGTALSALLRISVVAADLAFFIHLVMRMIKRERPLFYEEWSRTRNGITWPDQHLAAASGEGEPQELLEKEQR
- a CDS encoding DUF4179 domain-containing protein, giving the protein MNSSREEQAMLADAGRIHRAVQADAGGHEIRQAVVAGIEHGRRRSRQSWLTRGSLIGMAAAAMVAIILFFIPVLHDSATRTAAPPEAVNWGGLEMFKRLYSFDSEASTLDSAIRHGYIQEINQSATSGDYRITLNAITADENKIIFLYTANVAEGQEIYSISSARIKNLATGNYLDGSNQIGGHDEQSGPLENRIYYGRGIIYLDRSKPFPEQLEASFQIASVDPGKLKDPKTGTIVANMHYSPRLKIPFKLDPKFKQQQTVIVKPQKDFVLEGVQVTLEQVEMSPLMIRTVAKIKKQSENTWNIRQKIFSSVYGKKIQSVTKYGTTELWSPEGMGTEEGFENYYGSNLLDQPKSMNLIMKIGTGKKVKELNIPLLP
- a CDS encoding DUF5050 domain-containing protein is translated as MKALQLISRKTGVLLLVLLAVLGTFGVGGQAHSAAADSAKSYVYYVSDQVLYRVSTDGSETQKITENYDGNGLESTGKYLYFYYDNAMGIQRLSLSEPDALITSFLGDRNILYYLFDGPYLYFLDDTGHIYRTLSDADDDSQLTLVADNADVNFKTFTVLNGRVYYNALKNNTTNWVASKSRDGSGVIQWIAGGAIPKGRFYHSYGNNINLMIDTIPNEQEYSLNSMVLYSLPLTGGVPKAANAKNPLESNAATGGTWSDHYFLFNKGIKVDAKGEDLDYNTGKGFLMDKNGKIMQLSQNSVISISEIASNKLVYSDSKGKAFISTLANGKITSKALPLSNVKDIRTVKNGTALTTVLFTTTDAYVLNADSTLTKLAGAESDYSVIIDEVPGLYYINGLDNDYLYRYSTDGKTKTKLSTGPVSFIALVSTN
- a CDS encoding aminopeptidase; its protein translation is MNDFGQMLEKYAELVVKVGVNVQPGQVLMVHAPLETAELTRLIVGKAYEAGAKYVMVDWDDEAVTRIRYEKAPEDSFGYYPQWHADMMEGFAEEGGAILHIKVPDPELFRGIDSAKVSTAVKAAAVARKKYQAYTRNSRISWSLIKAPTRAWADKVFADLPEAERIDAMWEAVFRMNRVNSEDPVAAWRSHIAELKQSQERMNAKRYKSLHYRAPGTDLRVELPEGHLWRGGGGENACGVYFVANMPTEEIYTMPHRTGVNGTVKSTLPLNLNGRLVDGITITFTDGKVTAYDAESGREHLTSLLETDDGASYLGEVALVPHDSPISRLNRVFYNTGIDENASCHFALGSAYPVNIEGGTAMTSEELLARGANVSLTHVDFMVGSAELDIDGELADGTVEPVFRKGNWVL